From bacterium:
TACGTGTGGCTGGCGGCCAAGCTTCAGCTTCAGAGGAGAGCGGCTGCGCGTGGCCAGGATGAACAAACGGCGACGATGCTGGGGCACGCCGTGGTCGGCCGCATCTACCAAGTGGGGCGCCATTGCGTAGCCCAACGCCTCCAGGGCGGCGCGCCAGGCGCCGAACAGGACCCAGTTGGCGAACTCGGGCACGTTTTCCACCAGCACCATGGGCGGTCGGTGATACTCCGCGGCGGAGATGACGGCCCAGGCAGTGGACCGCGCCGCGTCGTGGTGCGGTCGGTCCTTCCCGCGTGCCCTGCTGTGGCCTTGGCATGCCGGGCTGGCCAGGAGGATGTCGTGGGCCGGCACCTGGGACCAATCTGCCTGGTGGAGATCCTGGCAGAGGTGCTGCGCCCCTGGGTGGTTGGCTGCATGGATCGCTACGGCGGCAGGCCAGTGGTTGCCTGCCCAGAGCACATGGACACCCGCCAGTTCTGCGCCAGTGGTGAATCCGCCGGCACCAGCGAAGAGGTCGATGGCTGTCATTGCCTCGCCTCCCGGCCTGGCGCTCCCCATTTGCGTTCGCGCAGCCATTCGAGCAGGTCCAGCCCATCCGTCGGCCCCTGGCGCCACTCGGCGTCAACGCGGCGGCGCACACGGGCGCGGGCCCGCCGGGCCTTCACGTCCTCGCGCAGGGTCGTTGGCATGCCCGCCATGAGGCGTTCGGCAGCCGCGCGCATCTCCTTGTCGATGGCGATGAGGGTTTCAACGGTGCCTGTGTAGGGCCGTCCCATGAAGGAGTGGGCGGCCTCGTGGCGGCAGGTGCGCTCAGGCATGGTGGGCCTTCGTGCACGCGCTGCAGAGGTCAGGTTCAACCCAGTAGCAGCCGCCGGCGCAGGCGTGGTGCTCCGTGCAGCCACAGACGCGGCAAGCCGGGCCAGCGACCTGCTGTGGGCGGCTGGGACGCTGCCTTCGCGCCTTGGGCATGCCTTGCCCGGGGTCTTCCTGCCCCTGGTGCTGGGCGCGCAGAAAGGCATGGATCTGGCCGGTGATGCGCTTGGCGGCGCTGGTCAGGTGCTTGTAGTCCACGGGGCCATGGGTGTCGATGGCGCTCTTGACGGCGCCCCGCACCAAGCGGTCCAGCTCGGTCTTCGAGACGGTCCGACAGCGCAGGGCCACCAGGTGCGGCAGTTCGTCCAGCGGCGTGGTGCGCGGGACGTTTAGGGCATCCATGACGGCGGCCAGGATCTCCGCGTAGGTCGGGCCGGACCTGCCGGTCTTGGTCGCAGGGCGTGGGCAGGCGCGGGACTGCTGCTCCCAGGCTTGCTGCTGGACCTGCCCCACGAGCAGGCTGTCGTGGGGTGTGAGGTCGCTCCGTCGCCGGGCAGGCGATTGGGGTTTCACAAGGCCCTCCAGTCTCGTTTGGGGCGTCGCTTATCCCGGGCCAGGACGACCCGGGGGTCATTGGCGGGGAGGGTACGCGCGCGTTTGCCCTGGGCGAGCAGCGCGCAAGGCTTCCAGTCGATGACCAGTCCATTGCTGCCATCCGGCCAGACCTTCACCCGGCAGGTGTAGCGGCCCAGGTTGGGCAGCGACAGGAACTCGTCCGCGTCCAGCTCGTCCAGCTGGTACCGCAGGACGTCCAGCACGTCGCGGACGGCGCGCTCGGCCTCCAGGACCGTGTAGCCGTGCATGGCGCGCAGGTGGTCGATGAGGATGCGGCTGGTCATGTCAAGCGTTCCCGAAGGGGTCGTCTTCTTCGGGGTCGTCGATGATCGAGTCCAGGTTCTCACCCTCTCCTTCGTTTTCCTGATGAAGCCACCCGCCATGTATCAGCCCACCCGCGCCCGCGGTGGAATCCGCCGGCGACGCGGTCTGCGTTTCGGCCGTGGTCGCGCACGGGGTCGGCTGCGGGATCTGCGGGGCCTCGCCCTTGCCGGTCCAGACCAGGGTCACGCGACCGGTCAGCTCGTCGAAGTCGCCTCGCCAAGGCATCTCATGGGCGAAGAGGGGCCAGCGGCCGCGCAGGCCGTTCAGGTCTTCCACCGGCTGCTTGAGCTTCTTGAGCTGGCTCTTCACCAGGGCAATGGTGACCTGCAGCTTGAGCAGGTCGCGCGTCTTCTCGGCGGACTCCAGGCCGGTCCGCGCCTCCTCGGCCTCGCGCAGGAGGCCTCCGAAGAAGCGGCTCCAGTAGACGCAGCTGGTCATCTCCTGCTGCTGTTGCAGCTCCTGCACCAGGCGATCGTAGGCCGTGCAGTCGGAGGTGGTGGGTCCGCCCTTGCCCTTCGGCTTGGACTCCTTCTCCGCGCCGCCCGTCTGCGCGGACTCCTGCTCCGTCGTGGCGGACATCTCGGGGTTCAGCGGGACCACGTTGTCCACGGTGGTCTTCTTCGCGCGTGCCATGGGGTCTCCTCTTGGCTGTGTTGGGGTGTCA
This genomic window contains:
- a CDS encoding DNA cytosine methyltransferase, with product MTAIDLFAGAGGFTTGAELAGVHVLWAGNHWPAAVAIHAANHPGAQHLCQDLHQADWSQVPAHDILLASPACQGHSRARGKDRPHHDAARSTAWAVISAAEYHRPPMVLVENVPEFANWVLFGAWRAALEALGYAMAPHLVDAADHGVPQHRRRLFILATRSRSPLKLKLGRQPHVPAKVILDPEGGSWSVVNKPGRAAATLARIERGRRELGPRFLMGYYGSWKSGRSLDLPLGTITTLDRWALVDNDHMRMLTPAELRAGMGFPASYQLPPQRRLAIHLLGNAVVPPVAADILRAIRRAA